From the genome of Geminocystis herdmanii PCC 6308, one region includes:
- a CDS encoding DUF6737 family protein: MPSSSIWKYKPWWCQPWSIILTGIGIIAGSWLLFELMWLTALFFTLICVWWLLFLILIPYLYGKQETINTTTPE, translated from the coding sequence ATGCCGTCATCATCAATCTGGAAATATAAGCCTTGGTGGTGTCAACCTTGGTCAATTATACTAACAGGAATAGGAATTATCGCAGGAAGTTGGCTATTGTTTGAGCTAATGTGGTTAACCGCTTTATTTTTCACCTTAATCTGTGTTTGGTGGTTGCTTTTCCTCATCCTCATTCCCTATTTATACGGCAAACAAGAAACTATTAATACCACAACCCCCGAATAA